From the genome of Actinomycetota bacterium, one region includes:
- the rplL gene encoding 50S ribosomal protein L7/L12 — MAKEAKSATKSEAKSETKEAKKETKLTKEDILEAIKGMTVIELSELVKALEETFGVTAAAPVAAAPVGAPAAEAAPAEEKTKFDVILQSPGEKKIQVIKVVRSITGLGLKEAKALVDEAPKPVKEGIPKEEAEKIKAELEEAGAAVEVK; from the coding sequence TTGGCGAAAGAAGCAAAATCAGCAACGAAATCGGAAGCGAAATCGGAGACCAAGGAAGCGAAGAAAGAGACGAAGTTAACCAAGGAAGATATTTTGGAAGCCATAAAGGGTATGACCGTCATCGAGCTCTCCGAGCTGGTAAAGGCTCTTGAGGAGACCTTTGGGGTTACTGCTGCTGCACCTGTCGCTGCTGCTCCGGTGGGAGCTCCTGCAGCGGAAGCGGCACCAGCTGAGGAAAAGACGAAATTTGATGTCATACTCCAAAGTCCGGGAGAAAAGAAGATCCAGGTTATAAAGGTCGTTCGAAGCATCACTGGTCTTGGTTTGAAAGAAGCAAAGGCGTTGGTTGACGAAGCCCCAAAGCCTGTGAAAGAGGGTATCCCAAAGGAGGAAGCCGAAAAAATCAAAGCTGAACTTGAGGAAGCGGGAGCAGCAGTCGAGGTCAAATAA
- the rpoB gene encoding DNA-directed RNA polymerase subunit beta — translation MKSNSKRERRSFAKIPEILEVPNLIAIQRESFDWLLQKGLAEAFRDISPIEDFTGNLAIEFGSYEFGKPKYSVSECKEKDMTYSAPLFVTARLINKETGEIREQQVFMGDFPLMTGKGTFVINGTERVVVSQLVRSPGLYFAREIDKQSDRVYHTCNIIPSRGAWLEFEIDKRDVITVRIDRKRKIPITILLKALGLGENNDLLKLFNRVMPIKKTLERDFTDSQQQALVEIYKRLRPGEPPTIESAKTFIETLFFNPHRYDLARVGRYKLNKKLGLDIPLDVTVLTKEDILETVRYLIRLHYDGVGETDDIDHFGNRRVRHVGELIQNQFRIALARMERVVRERMTTQDVETITPQTLINIRPIVASLKEFFGSSQLSQFMDQTNPLAGLTHKRRLSALGPGGLSRERAGFEVRDVHPSHYGRMCPIETPEGPNIGLIGSLSTYARVNEFGFIETPYRKVVKGKVTNEIVYLTADEEYKYVIAQANALYDKKTGKFVQDKILARIGEEVETVEPERVDFMDVSPKQIVSVAAALIPFLEHDDANRALMGANMQRQAVPLIRTEAPLVGTGMEHRAVRDTGEIVLAKRDGRVKTACADYVEIEAEDGSLDLYKLQKFRRSNQGTCINHKPIVNEGDYVKAGQVLADGPCTDGGELALGHNLLVAFMPWEGYNYEDAIIISERLMKEDILTSIHIEEYEVDARDTKLGPEEITRDIPNVGEEVLKDLDERGIIRIGAEVCPGDILVGKVTPKGETELTAEERLLRAIFGEKAREVRDTSLKVPHGEGGRVIDVKLFSRDAGDELPPGVNQLVRVYVAQRRKIAEGDKLAGRHGNKGVISKIVPEEDMPFLEDGTPVDIVLNPLGVPSRMNIGQILEAHLGWAAKVGWSDNGEPTNGPVFVISPVFDGADEKEIKEALCKAGLPEFGKTILYSGKTGEPFNQPITVGYIYMMKLLHLVDDKIHARSSGPYSLVTQQPLGGKAQFGGQRFGEMEVWALEAYGASYTLQELLTVKSDDVLGRVKTYEAIVKGENIPEPGIPESFKVLVKEMQSLALNIEVLSDEGEEIELKEKEEDVFKTAEELGIDLRGEPEAEESLRTLESTSESKKESPTSS, via the coding sequence TTGAAATCCAACTCCAAGAGAGAGAGAAGAAGTTTTGCCAAAATTCCGGAAATCCTCGAAGTACCTAACCTTATTGCCATTCAGCGTGAATCTTTTGATTGGTTACTCCAGAAAGGATTAGCCGAAGCTTTTCGAGACATCTCCCCTATTGAAGATTTCACCGGCAATCTTGCCATAGAATTCGGCTCTTACGAATTTGGTAAGCCGAAGTATTCCGTCAGTGAATGCAAAGAGAAGGACATGACTTACTCCGCACCCTTATTCGTCACCGCTCGTCTCATAAATAAAGAAACGGGGGAGATAAGGGAACAGCAGGTCTTCATGGGAGATTTCCCACTTATGACTGGGAAAGGGACCTTTGTTATCAATGGTACGGAGAGGGTTGTTGTCAGTCAGCTTGTGCGATCTCCCGGTTTATATTTCGCTCGCGAAATCGACAAGCAGAGTGACAGAGTCTACCATACCTGCAACATTATTCCCAGCCGTGGTGCTTGGCTCGAATTTGAGATCGATAAGCGAGATGTAATTACGGTACGGATTGACCGCAAGCGAAAGATACCCATTACCATCCTTTTGAAGGCTCTGGGTCTTGGGGAGAACAACGATCTCTTGAAGCTTTTCAATAGAGTCATGCCAATCAAGAAGACTTTGGAAAGGGATTTCACCGATTCTCAGCAGCAAGCCTTGGTTGAAATTTACAAGAGATTGAGACCCGGTGAGCCACCAACCATTGAAAGCGCCAAAACTTTCATCGAGACTCTTTTCTTCAATCCCCACAGATATGATTTGGCAAGGGTTGGTCGGTATAAGCTCAATAAGAAACTGGGATTAGATATCCCCTTGGATGTCACGGTTCTCACCAAAGAGGATATCCTGGAGACAGTGAGGTATCTCATTCGTCTTCATTACGATGGCGTAGGGGAAACGGATGATATTGATCACTTTGGAAATCGTCGGGTACGTCATGTGGGAGAGCTCATCCAGAATCAATTCCGCATCGCTTTGGCTAGAATGGAAAGGGTTGTTCGAGAGCGAATGACCACCCAAGATGTGGAGACAATAACACCCCAAACTCTGATCAATATTCGACCCATCGTCGCTTCCCTCAAGGAATTCTTCGGTAGCAGCCAGCTCTCCCAATTCATGGATCAAACTAATCCCCTGGCTGGTTTGACTCATAAGAGACGTCTCTCTGCCCTTGGTCCAGGAGGACTTTCCCGAGAGCGAGCCGGCTTTGAGGTAAGAGATGTCCACCCCTCCCATTATGGAAGGATGTGCCCCATAGAGACTCCTGAGGGTCCAAACATTGGTCTCATAGGTTCTCTTTCAACTTATGCGCGAGTTAACGAATTCGGCTTCATAGAAACTCCCTATCGGAAGGTTGTAAAGGGTAAGGTAACAAATGAAATTGTTTACCTCACCGCAGACGAGGAATATAAATATGTCATCGCTCAAGCAAATGCACTTTATGATAAAAAGACTGGTAAATTCGTACAGGATAAGATCTTGGCACGGATTGGGGAGGAGGTTGAGACGGTCGAACCTGAGAGAGTGGACTTCATGGATGTTTCACCAAAGCAGATCGTAAGCGTCGCTGCTGCTCTCATTCCCTTCCTTGAACATGATGATGCTAATAGAGCATTGATGGGAGCGAACATGCAGCGGCAAGCAGTTCCCCTAATCCGTACGGAAGCTCCCCTGGTGGGGACGGGTATGGAACATCGAGCGGTGAGAGACACTGGTGAGATCGTCCTGGCTAAGAGGGATGGGAGGGTAAAAACCGCATGTGCCGATTATGTCGAGATTGAGGCCGAGGATGGAAGCTTAGACCTGTATAAGCTCCAGAAGTTTAGAAGATCAAACCAGGGAACTTGCATAAATCATAAACCCATTGTAAATGAGGGCGATTATGTAAAGGCGGGACAGGTTCTCGCCGATGGGCCCTGCACTGATGGGGGAGAACTCGCGCTGGGTCACAATCTTTTGGTCGCCTTTATGCCTTGGGAGGGTTATAACTATGAGGATGCCATCATCATCAGCGAAAGGTTGATGAAGGAGGATATCCTCACCTCCATTCACATCGAAGAATACGAGGTGGATGCTCGCGACACTAAATTGGGTCCAGAGGAGATAACCAGAGACATTCCAAATGTGGGAGAAGAAGTTCTTAAGGATCTTGATGAAAGGGGCATTATTCGCATTGGAGCGGAGGTCTGTCCCGGAGATATTCTGGTAGGAAAGGTTACTCCAAAGGGCGAAACGGAGCTCACTGCGGAAGAGCGCCTCTTGAGAGCAATTTTCGGTGAGAAAGCTAGGGAGGTTAGGGATACTTCGCTCAAGGTTCCTCACGGAGAAGGTGGAAGGGTAATAGATGTGAAGCTCTTCTCCAGAGATGCGGGGGACGAGCTTCCCCCAGGGGTGAACCAATTAGTTAGGGTTTATGTTGCTCAAAGGAGGAAGATAGCTGAGGGAGATAAGCTCGCGGGAAGGCACGGGAATAAGGGTGTCATATCGAAGATCGTACCCGAGGAGGATATGCCTTTCCTGGAGGATGGGACTCCCGTGGACATCGTCCTCAATCCTCTCGGGGTCCCCTCCCGAATGAACATCGGTCAGATATTGGAGGCTCATCTCGGTTGGGCTGCGAAGGTGGGCTGGAGCGATAACGGTGAACCCACAAACGGACCGGTCTTTGTGATCTCCCCCGTCTTCGATGGTGCGGATGAGAAGGAAATCAAAGAGGCTCTGTGCAAAGCTGGGCTTCCCGAATTCGGAAAGACCATACTCTACAGTGGAAAAACCGGGGAACCCTTCAACCAACCTATAACCGTAGGCTACATTTACATGATGAAATTATTACATCTGGTTGATGACAAGATACATGCTCGATCCTCCGGTCCTTACTCCTTGGTCACCCAGCAACCCCTCGGTGGAAAGGCACAGTTTGGGGGCCAGCGTTTTGGGGAGATGGAGGTATGGGCATTAGAAGCTTATGGAGCGTCCTATACGCTCCAGGAACTCCTCACCGTGAAGTCCGACGACGTATTGGGTAGAGTCAAAACCTACGAAGCGATCGTCAAGGGAGAAAATATCCCAGAGCCCGGGATTCCGGAATCCTTCAAGGTTTTGGTCAAGGAGATGCAAAGTTTGGCTCTCAATATCGAAGTGCTTTCGGATGAAGGCGAGGAAATCGAACTCAAAGAGAAGGAGGAGGATGTCTTCAAGACCGCTGAGGAGCTGGGAATCGACCTACGTGGTGAGCCCGAAGCTGAGGAATCTTTAAGGACCTTAGAATCGACATCCGAATCCAAGAAGGAATCTCCGACGAGTTCATAG